CTGGGCCTACGGCAAGCTGGAGCCGATCCTCGGCCGCAACCGGGCGGACGCCGCCCGCGCGGCCGAAGCCGATCCTCAGGCGGCCGCGCCAGCCCATCCGGAGGCGCGGATCGGCCTCGGCGAGACGGTGCTCGCCTGGATCCTGATCGGCGCCTACGGGCTGATCGGCAACTGGCTGACCTACGGGGTCGTCCCCGACGCGCAGGTCGTCGCCGGGATGGCGATCATCATCGGCACCGTGCTGGCCGGCTGGGGCCTTTACCTGCTCCTCGGCCGGCGCCTGCCCGCCGTCCTGTGGGTCTCGATCATCGGCATGGCGCTGACCTATCCCGGCACGCCCCACGCCGCCGAGATCGCCGCCCTGACCGGCAAGCTGAACTTCCTGGCGCTGGCCACGCCGATCCTGACCTTCGCGGGCCTCTCGGTCGCCAAGGACGTGCCCGCCTTCCGCCGCCTCGGCTGGCGGATCGTCGTGGTCTCGTTCATGGCCAATGCCGGGACGTTCCTCGGCGCGGTCCTGATCGCGCAGTTCTTCATGCACCCGCCACTGGGGTGAACCGCCGTGCCGAACGGCGTAGGGTCCGGACGGGGGATCGAGGCGGTCTGGCAGCCTCCGGCATCAGAGAGACGTCGCATGCGTATCGAGGCGGAGACCGTGGAGCGGATGGTCGCGTGGCGGCGCGACCTGCACGCCCATCCCGAGCTGGCCTTCCAGGAGGTCCGCACGGCGGATCTCGTCGCCCGGGAGCTGGCCGCCTGCGGCCTGTCGGTGAAGACCGGGCTCGGGCGCACCGGCGTGGTCGGGACCCTGAGCCGGGGCGACGGCCCGACTGTCGGCCTGCGCGCCGACATGGACGCCCTGCCGATCCAGGAGGCGACGGGCGCCAGCTACGCTTCTCGGACGCCCGGTGTGATGCATGCCTGCGGCCATGATGGCCACGTGGCGATGCTGCTCGGCGCGGCGCGGCACCTCGCGTCGCGCACCGACCTGTCCGGCACGGTCCACTTCATCTTCCAGCCGGCGGAGGAGTGCGAGGGCGGCGGGCGCGCCATGGTCGAGGACGGCCTGTTCCGGCTGTTCCCCTGCGATTCCGTCTACGGCCTGCACAACTGGCCCGGTCTGCCGCTCGGGACCTTCGCGACCCGGGTCGGCGCCATCATGGCCTCCCTCGACACGTTCGAGATCACGGTCGCCGGGTTCGGCACCCACGCGGCCATGCCGGAGCGCGGCACCGACACCCTGGTCGTCGCCTCCGAGCTCGTCCTCGCCCTGCAGACCATCGTGAGCCGCCGGATCGCGCCCACGGACCCAGTCGTGCTCAGCGTCACGCAGATCCACGGCGGCGACGCCTACAACGTCATCCCCGAGCGCGCTGTCATCCGCGGCACGGTCCGGTGCCTGGACGAGGCCGTGCGCAAGCGCGTCGCGGAGCTCGTCGAGGCGATCGCGGGCGGGACGGCTGGCACGCACGGCGCCCGCGCGGAGGTGGACTACCGGTTCGGATACCCCGCCACCGTCAACACCGCAGACGCGGTCGGCACCGCCCTGGAGGCGGCCGGGACCGTCCCTGAGCTCTCCGCGCGCCATGGCGAGGTCGTGCCCTCCATGGCATCCGAGGATTTCGCCTACATGCTCGAAGCCTGCCCTGGCGCCTATGCGTGGATCGGGACGGATGGGGCCGAGCGCGGTCCCCCGCTTCACAATCCGGCCTACGATTTCAACGACGCGGCCCTGTCGATCGGAGCGGCCTATTGGGCCGCCCTCGGGACGCGCTTGCTGGGCGGTCGGTAGCGGATCCTCGACGCCACGCTCGACGGTCTCGGGTGCGCGCCTCGAGGCCCCGGCGCTTCGATCCCGCGTGCCCTTCGGAGCTACGGCGAATCGATCTGAGAAGACCCCAGCACATTGACCCAGAGCACGATGGTCCGGTCGTGCGTCCCGGGATTGCCGAAGCGATGCGGCCGACGGCTCTCGAAGCGGAAGCTGTCGCCTTCCGCCAGCTGGAGCGTGCGCGCCTCGACGACCAGGGTCAGGCGGCCCTCGAGGACGAGACCCGCCTCCTCGCCGTCGTGACTGAACAGCTCGTCCCCCGTGCTGGCGCCCGGCCTCAGCACCATGTGGAACAGGCTCATGCCCTGTGTGCCCCCGGGCGGAGTGAGCAACTGCTTGGTGATGCCGGTCCGCCAGAGCTGCAGTTCCGGCCGATCCTTCCGGAACACCACGATCGGGTCCGGTTCCGGCGCCTGCGGGCCGGGCTCGAACAGGCCGCCGATCCCGATCTGCAGCGTGTCGGCGAGGAGCGCCAGGACGCGGAGCGAGGGCGAGGACAGGCCCCGCTCGACCTGACTGATGAAGCCGATCGACAGGCCTGTGCTGGAGGCAACGGCCTCCAGCGACAGCCCCCGCGCCCGCCGAAGGCCACGCAGGCGCTGACCTACGGCACGGTCGACCGGTTCCGGACCTATCATCTCGCCTCGGGGGATGCCCACCGTCACACCAGCCTGCCTTCCGCGCGTTCTTTCATGCACGTGAAAGCCGCTTGCGTCGATACCGAAAACATGCGGTATTCTTCACGACAATGAAAACTGGCGCCGACGAACGTCGCGTGCTGCGATCACTGCATGGGAGCGGCAAGATGAGAAGACGGTTGGCCAAACTGTGCCTGACGTCGGCCCTGTTCGTCGGATATCTGTGTGGTGCGGCGAGCGCCCAACCGTTGAAGGTCGGCGCGACCCCCACCGGCCTGCCCTTCACGTTCCTCGACACCAAGACCAACACGATCCAGGGCGTGATGGTCGACCTCGTCAACGCGGTCGGCAAGGAGGCGGGCTTCACGGTGGCGGTTGAGCCGCTCCAATTCTCGACGCTGATCCCGGCACTCACCGCCTCGAAGATCGACATCATCTCCGCGGCGATGTTCATCACGCCTCAGCGCAAGGAAGTCGTGGCCTTCTCGGCGCCGGTCTACAGCTACGGCGAAGGCCTGATCGTCCCGAAGACCGACACCAAGGACTACACCTCCTTCGCCGACCTCAAGGGCGAGACCGTGGGCGCCCAGGTCGGCACCGCCTTCGTCGAGCCGCTGAAGAAGTCGGGCCTCTTCGGCGAGGTGAAGATCTACGACACGATCCCCGACATCATCCGCGACGTGAATTCCGGCCGGTTGAAGGCCGGCTTCGCCGACGCACCGATCCTGGCCTATTACGTCAAGCAGGGCGTCTTCCCCGGCGTCCGCCTGGTCGAGACCTTCAAGCCGACCGTCGTGGCCTCGGTGGGCCTCAGCGTGCGCAAGACCAGAACCGACCTGCTCGCCAAGATCGACGCCGCGCTCACCAAGCTCAAGGCCGACGGGACGCTTCAGGCGATCCTGACCAAATGGGGCTTGCCGCCGTCCGCCGACCGGTCCTGAGCGTCGTGCGCGAGTTCCTCGCCGACGCGCAGGACTACCTGCCGATCCTGCTCCAGGGCGTGCAACTCACGGTCCTGATCACCCTCGCCTCGCTGGTGGTCTCGACACTCCTCGGCCTCGTCTGGGCCGTGCTGCGGGTCTCCGGCATCGCCGTTCTGGCGGGCGTCAGCGCCGTGATGATCAACATCCTGCGCGGAATCCCGATCATCGTGCAGCTGTTCTACATCTACTTCGTGCTGCCCGATTTCGGCCTGTCGCTGACGGCCGTCCAGGCGGCGATCATCGGCCTCGGCATCGCCTACTCGGCCTATCAGGCCGAGAACTTCCGCGCCGGCATCGAGGCCGTGGACCGCGGGCAGGTCGAGGCCGCGCTCTCCATCGGCATGAGCTGGGGCATGACGATGCGGCGGGTGATCCTGCCGCAGGCGATCCGGATCGCGCTGCCGCCCTACGGCAACATCATGATCATGATGCTCAAGGATTCGTCCCAGGCCTCGACCATCACGGTCGCGGAACTCGCCCTGCAGGGCAAGCTGATCGCGTCGTCAACCTTCAAGAACACCAGCGTCTACACGATGGTGGCGCTGATGTACCTGGCTCTCAGCCTGCCGCTGATCCTGCTGGTCCGCCATCTCGAGGCCAAGGGTCGGCATCGATGATCGTCCTCGAGGATGTCCGGAAGCATTACGGCGCGCTGGAGGTGATCAAGGGCGTATCGGCCGAGGTCGCCAAGGGCGAAGTGGTCTGCATCATCGGGCCGTCGGGCTCCGGAAAGTCGACACTCCTGCGCTGCATCAATGGGCTCGAGGCCTATGACGGCGGCGAGATCCGCGTCGGCGGCACGCGCGTCGACCGGGATGCGCGCAGCATCAAGGCGATCCGCACCCGGGTCTCCATGGTGTTCCAGCGCTTCAACCTGTTCGCCAACCGCACCGCCCTCGAGAACGTCGTCGAGGGACCGTTATACGTGAAGGGTGAGCCCCGTGCCGAGGCGGAGGCGCGGGCCGTCGCCCTGCTCGCCCGGGTCGGCCTGTCGGGGAAGGAGCATGCCCGGCCGGACCAGCTCTCGGGCGGTCAGCAGCAGCGCGTCGCCATCGCCCGGGCGCTCGCCATGCGGCCCGACGCGATCCTATTCGACGAGCCGACTTCGGCGCTCGACCCCGAACTCGTCGGCGACGTGCTGCGGGTGATGCGCGGCCTCGCGGACGAGGGCATGACGATGATCGTCGTGACCCACGAGATCGGCTTCGCCCGGGAGGTGGCCGACCGGGTCCTGTTCCTCGACGGGGGGCGCCTCGTCGAGCAGGGGCCCGCCGCCGAGATCCTGAACCGCCCACAGAACCCCCGCACTCAGGACTTCCTGCAGCGCGTGCTGCATCCGCTGTAGGACAGGCCGTGGCCGAACCGTTCCCGCTCGCCCCATCGCTCTGGGCCACCACTGCGGCGCCTGCGCCGGAGACGCCGCCTTTGGCCGAGTCCGGCCAGGCCGACGTGGTGATCGTCGGCGGCGGCTTCTGCGGCCTGTCCACCGCCCTGCATCTCGCCGAGCGGGGGATCCGGCCGGTCGTCCTGGAGGCGCGCGAGATCGGCTTCGGCGGCTCCGGGCGCAACGGCGGTCAGGTCATCCCGGGTTTGAAGTACGACCCCGCCGATCTCATTGCCCGGTTCGGGCGCGAGCGCGGCGAACGGCTCGCCCGCTTCGCCGGCGGCACCGCCGACGTGGTCTTCGATCTCATTGATCGGCATGCGATGGACGTGCCCCACCGGCGCGCGGGCTGGATCCAGGGCGCCCACACGGAGGCCGGACTGGAGGAGGTCGCGCGGCGGGCGCGCCAGTGGGCGGACCTCGGTGCCCCGGCCCGCGTCCTCGACAAGGACGAGACCGACCGGCTGCTCGGCACGGAGCGGTACCTCGGCGGCTGGCTCGATGGTCGCGGCGGCGCGATCCAGCCGCTGAGCTACGCACGGGGTCTGGCCCGGGCCGCCCTGACGGCGGGGGCCGCGATCCACGGTGAATCGCCCGTGACAACCCTCGCCCGGACTGGATCGGGCTGGACCGTCACCACGGCGCAGGGAGCTCGCCTTGCAACCGAGCGCGTCGTCCTCTGCACCAACGGCTACACCGGCGGGCTCTGGCCTGGCCTGGCCCGGACGGTGATCGCGGCCAACTCCTTCCAAGTCGCCACGGTACCGCTTTCTGACAACCTGCGGCGCTCGATCCTGCCCGAGGGGCAGGTCTCCTCGGACACGCGCAAGCTGTTGCTATATTTCCGGCTCGACCATACGGGCCGGCTGCTGATGGGCGGCCGCGGCCCTTTCCGGGAGCCGCGCAGCCCGCACGACTGGGTCCATCTGGAACGGATCGTCGGCAAGCTCTTTCCGCAGCTCGACAGTATCGCTTTCGATCACCGCTGGTGTGGCCGCGTGGCGATCACCCGGGATTATCTACCCCATCTTCACGAACCGGCACCTGGACTGCTCATCGACATCGGCTGCCAGGGCCGCGGCGTCGGTCTTCAGTCGGCGATGGGCCGGGCGATCGCCGCGTACATCGCGACCGGCGATGCCGACAGCCTTCCTCTATTGCCCACGCCGGTAAGGCCCCTGCCGCTTCACGCGCTGCACCGCCTGTACGTCTCTGCGATCATCGGTTGGTATCGGCTGAGCGACGGCGGTATTCGCTGACGAGGCAAGGTATCTCGAAAACTTTGACAGTCAGGGATGCCGCGAGGTCCGCTTTCGGGGTTCGATTGACCTTGCCTCTAAACGAGGGCAAAGACGAGACATGGGCAGTGGCTCTTGCGCAAACTAGGCCGTCGCGCGAGAGGATGTACTGCGCCGCCGTGGGCTAAGCTTTCGTAGGCCGCATAGCCGTCGACCTGGATCACGACTGCAAATCCGGTGCGATGCGCGATTGGTCGTCCAGCCAAGCGGTCGGGCGCGGTCACGTACGCGACGCCGGTTGGATCCGGAAGTATGACGCCTGTGAGAGTTGTCGTCGTGCGGTCGCGCCTCTAACTCACGCCAGCGAGGTTGCAGAGATTGGCCATGAAAAAGGATATCGTACCGGGGCCAAACTCCATGCTCTTTAAGCAGCCGACAGCTTTCGAACTCGGCAGCCCTAGCAGGCTCCCCATCCCTTGCACTGAGCCCGGCGACATAGCCGACTCGTCCGGCGACCTGTGGCTTAGCGCCTTCGGAGATCGCCTTGCTCATGGCGAGATGCCTGTGACGTTCGATCAGGCTCAAGCCGCAGCACAGCACGGGTGGGAGACCGTCCCCGGCAGCGAGTGCGACGGCAGGGTCACCGTGCAGCGTCCCGACCTCAATCCGAAGAAGAAGTGATCGCCTGACTACGCCGTAGACGGCGCCGTGGATCGATCACGAACCGGCCGATAGTCGCCGGATCGGGATGCATGTCGGGCACCGCGATCCAGACATTGTTCTGGTATAACCCGACCGGAGAGAAGCCGGTATAGCCTGCAGCCCTTACGGGCAGAGGGTATGAACGGCCTGCATTCACACAAGACAGCAAACTTATAGCGGAGCGCCGCGGTGCCAGAGCTCATGGGTGCGGACCTACGGCGCGTCCACGCCTGCCACGCCAATACGGGTTAGATTTCAGGCACGGGTCCGTGCGGTTTCATCAAAACGCTTGGCTGCTTATCCGCACCGCGTTCCTTCCGCCGTTCAAAGAACGGGCGGGTGCCGCCGTCTTGAATGATGCGCAACTGGCCCCGAATCAGTTCGTCTCTCGCGCCGGGCCCGGCCAATCCAGAGCCTGCGCGAACAGTCCGATCGCACGCTGTTCTGACGCACGGTTCCGGCTGAGCGACGTACAACCACACCGCCACAGCAGCGAACAGACCCGATGCGACCCACACGAAGTCGTGAATCGCTTCGGCAAATCTACGGCCGTCGCTCAAAACGTCATGACCAACGACCATGAAGGTGATCGCTGCCAAGGCCGACATCATGACTGCACTGGCGCCCATGACGACTCTCGACGCGAGCAGGTAATCTTCCATGAATGAGCAATGCTGTCTCTAACATCAGTTAGAAACAGGTTTGTGACGGCTGTGAATTATGTGGATGGGGTCTCGTCCGCGAACCTGGCACCAGGAGCGGCGGCATGAGGTGCTGGGCTTCCCGCACCGGCAGGCGCCGCAACCTCGATGCCCTCGGCCGGTACGGTTGGGGCTTGCTCATCC
The sequence above is drawn from the Methylobacterium mesophilicum SR1.6/6 genome and encodes:
- a CDS encoding M20 aminoacylase family protein codes for the protein MRIEAETVERMVAWRRDLHAHPELAFQEVRTADLVARELAACGLSVKTGLGRTGVVGTLSRGDGPTVGLRADMDALPIQEATGASYASRTPGVMHACGHDGHVAMLLGAARHLASRTDLSGTVHFIFQPAEECEGGGRAMVEDGLFRLFPCDSVYGLHNWPGLPLGTFATRVGAIMASLDTFEITVAGFGTHAAMPERGTDTLVVASELVLALQTIVSRRIAPTDPVVLSVTQIHGGDAYNVIPERAVIRGTVRCLDEAVRKRVAELVEAIAGGTAGTHGARAEVDYRFGYPATVNTADAVGTALEAAGTVPELSARHGEVVPSMASEDFAYMLEACPGAYAWIGTDGAERGPPLHNPAYDFNDAALSIGAAYWAALGTRLLGGR
- a CDS encoding helix-turn-helix domain-containing protein codes for the protein MIGPEPVDRAVGQRLRGLRRARGLSLEAVASSTGLSIGFISQVERGLSSPSLRVLALLADTLQIGIGGLFEPGPQAPEPDPIVVFRKDRPELQLWRTGITKQLLTPPGGTQGMSLFHMVLRPGASTGDELFSHDGEEAGLVLEGRLTLVVEARTLQLAEGDSFRFESRRPHRFGNPGTHDRTIVLWVNVLGSSQIDSP
- a CDS encoding ABC transporter substrate-binding protein is translated as MRRRLAKLCLTSALFVGYLCGAASAQPLKVGATPTGLPFTFLDTKTNTIQGVMVDLVNAVGKEAGFTVAVEPLQFSTLIPALTASKIDIISAAMFITPQRKEVVAFSAPVYSYGEGLIVPKTDTKDYTSFADLKGETVGAQVGTAFVEPLKKSGLFGEVKIYDTIPDIIRDVNSGRLKAGFADAPILAYYVKQGVFPGVRLVETFKPTVVASVGLSVRKTRTDLLAKIDAALTKLKADGTLQAILTKWGLPPSADRS
- a CDS encoding amino acid ABC transporter permease, producing MREFLADAQDYLPILLQGVQLTVLITLASLVVSTLLGLVWAVLRVSGIAVLAGVSAVMINILRGIPIIVQLFYIYFVLPDFGLSLTAVQAAIIGLGIAYSAYQAENFRAGIEAVDRGQVEAALSIGMSWGMTMRRVILPQAIRIALPPYGNIMIMMLKDSSQASTITVAELALQGKLIASSTFKNTSVYTMVALMYLALSLPLILLVRHLEAKGRHR
- a CDS encoding amino acid ABC transporter ATP-binding protein; amino-acid sequence: MIVLEDVRKHYGALEVIKGVSAEVAKGEVVCIIGPSGSGKSTLLRCINGLEAYDGGEIRVGGTRVDRDARSIKAIRTRVSMVFQRFNLFANRTALENVVEGPLYVKGEPRAEAEARAVALLARVGLSGKEHARPDQLSGGQQQRVAIARALAMRPDAILFDEPTSALDPELVGDVLRVMRGLADEGMTMIVVTHEIGFAREVADRVLFLDGGRLVEQGPAAEILNRPQNPRTQDFLQRVLHPL
- a CDS encoding NAD(P)/FAD-dependent oxidoreductase, giving the protein MAEPFPLAPSLWATTAAPAPETPPLAESGQADVVIVGGGFCGLSTALHLAERGIRPVVLEAREIGFGGSGRNGGQVIPGLKYDPADLIARFGRERGERLARFAGGTADVVFDLIDRHAMDVPHRRAGWIQGAHTEAGLEEVARRARQWADLGAPARVLDKDETDRLLGTERYLGGWLDGRGGAIQPLSYARGLARAALTAGAAIHGESPVTTLARTGSGWTVTTAQGARLATERVVLCTNGYTGGLWPGLARTVIAANSFQVATVPLSDNLRRSILPEGQVSSDTRKLLLYFRLDHTGRLLMGGRGPFREPRSPHDWVHLERIVGKLFPQLDSIAFDHRWCGRVAITRDYLPHLHEPAPGLLIDIGCQGRGVGLQSAMGRAIAAYIATGDADSLPLLPTPVRPLPLHALHRLYVSAIIGWYRLSDGGIR